The following are encoded in a window of Anoplopoma fimbria isolate UVic2021 breed Golden Eagle Sablefish chromosome 3, Afim_UVic_2022, whole genome shotgun sequence genomic DNA:
- the tm6sf2a gene encoding transmembrane 6 superfamily member 2: MRAPPEVCVLFLSLLAPGFLYTMNNIPALQEPLPILGMGMVILGFVLLLLFIIVPNKMKVDPLFYVFAQFSFTCMVGLTNALEQDGFISGFMGFYLKMGEPHLSTAYAVMMSYWEGIINFVLFLTIIHRMFKGKSYRSLGLLWAGSSIAHQIVHIPGVVIGKYGSNIRPAFWRNVPFFLVPFWAASVLFSRPREIPVIPADKISMEQKKGLLSRPVDLLLSILLLGAMAFSVFRGFVVLECPLDACFTYIYQYEPYLKDPVGFPRVMMLVYFFYALPLLTVFIYGLKTPGCSWMLDWTIFFAGAMAQTQWCHIGASLHSRTPFTYRVPADKWWPVITLNVLLAAVPALLALRCCTNPAYFMKPVPKGQTTNEKKKN, encoded by the exons ATGAGGGCACCGCCAGAAGTCTGCGTTTTGTTCCTTTCTCTGTTGGCTCCTGGATTTTTGTACACCATGAACAACATCCCTGCGCTTCAGGA ACCTCTTCCTATCCTTGGAATGGGAATGGTCATCCTGGGatttgttctcctcctcctcttcatcattgtGCCAAACAAGATGAAAGTGGACCCCTTATTCTATG TATTTGCACAGTTTTCCTTCACCTGCATGGTGGGCCTGACTAATGCTTTGGAGCAGGATGGGTTCATCTCTGGCTTCATGGGTTTCTACCTAAAAATG GGTGAGCCTCATCTGAGTACCGCTTATgctgtgatgatgtcatactGGGAAGGCATCATCAACTTTGTCCTCTTCCTCACCATCATCCACCGCATGTTCAAAGG GAAGTCCTATCGTAGCCTGGGGCTGCTGTGGGCGGGCTCATCGATCGCCCATCAAATTGTTCACATCCCAGGAGTGGTCATTG GTAAATACGGGTCTAACATTCGACCAGCCTTTTGGAGGAATGTCCCCTTCTTTTTGGTGCCTTTCTGGGCGGCTTCTGTGCTCTTTAGCCGACCCAGAGAGATTCCAGTCATCCCAGCAGACAAG ATTTCAATGGAGCAGAAGAAAGGTCTGCTGTCTCGACCTGTTGACCTGCTTCTATCTATTCTGTTACTTGGAGCAATGGCCTTCTCTGTCTTCAGAGGTTTT GTGGTGCTTGAATGCCCTCTGGACGCCTGTTTCACCTACATCTACCAGTACGAGCCCTACCTCAAAGACCCGGTTGGCTTTCCCAGGGTTATG ATGCTGGTGTATTTCTTCTATGCTCTGCCTCTGCTGACTGTCTTCATTTACGGTCTGAAAACACCTGGATGCAGCTGGATGTTGGACTGGACCATCTTCTTTGCCGGGGCCATGGCTCAG ACCCAGTGGTGCCATATCGGAGCATCTCTGCACTCCCGCACTCCCTTCACCTACCGAGTCCCAGCAGACAAATGGTGGCCTGTTATCACCCTAAAtgtgctgctggctgctgtgCCGGCTCTGCTGGCCCTGCGCTGCTGCACCAACCCTGCTTATTTTATGAAACCTGTTCCCAAGGGACAGACCAccaatgagaagaagaagaactag
- the LOC129089352 gene encoding myomegalin-like, translating to MSNGYRTLSQHLNDLKKENFSLKLRIYFLEERIQQKYEESSEDVYRTNIELKVEVESLKQELQEKQQLLDKALTTAESLTNHNEAELQRRCRERQQEIDHMEQVLETKIQLLQEEAQLARSEAERMASLAGSHSHASLLSLDTPMEDIQEDERPLSILSPSNTNKDRLIEELTKELCSKEAFITELSGEKTTLTLRVGELEGQVEELSSSLLQKDKDVDFYQEELGRERLRIEQEMQPT from the exons ATGTCTAACGGTTACCGTACTTTGTCACAGCACCTGAATGATCTGAAGAAGGAGAACTTCAGCCTCAAGCTCCGCATCTACTTCCTGGAGGAGAGGATACAGCAGAAGTACGAGGAGAGCAGTGAGGATGTCTATCGTACG AACATCGAGCTGAAGGTGGAAGTAGAGAGCTTGAAGCAGGAGCTCCAGgagaaacagcagcttttggacAAAGCACT CACAACAGCAGAGAGCTTGACCAATCACAATgaggcagagctgcagagacgATGTCGGGAGAGACAGCAGGAAATCGACCACATGGAGCAAGTGCTCGAGACTAAGATTCAGCTCCTTCAGGAG GAGGCCCAGCTAGCACGCAGCGAGGCGGAGCGGATGGCCTCGCTGGCTGGATCGCACTCCCacgcctccctcctctctctagACACCCCCATGGAGGACATCCAAGAGGACGAGAGGCCTCTGAGCATCCTGTCCCCATCCAACACCAACAAAGACAG GTTAATAGAGGAGCTGACTAAAGAACTTTGCTCCAAGGAGGCATTTATCACAGAGCTGAGCGGAGAGAAGACGACTCTCACACTCAGGGTCGGGGAGCTGGAGGGACAAGTTGAGGAGCTGtcttcatctctgctgcagaaGGACAAGGATGTGGAC TTTTATCAAGAGGAACTTGGTCGAGAGAGGCTGCGCATCGAACAGGAGATGCAG CCtacttaa